The genomic DNA GGAGTCCCTGTCGCGTTGCACTTGGCGAGGAAGAAGGGCAAATGGTCGGGGAACATCTCACATCGCAGCAAGTCGAAACCATCCGATGCGGAAGTCGAAGAATCGGATGATAAACCGGCGGCCGACAAATCCAAGAAGGAGAACGCGACGGCGGAGCTCAAAAAAATCGCTCGCGCTGTCGATCGGATGACCGCCTGGGTTGATCTTTCTCAGACGAACAACAAGCTGCCCGCGGGACCTTCTCGCATCACCATGATCACCGTCCTGGACGAGGATGCGATTTCCATATTCTCGACCCTCGCCTTTCCCGACGGTCAAACGCAGGACTTGCAGTGGAAGCGCGTCGAGCCGAAGAACGCAACGCCTGACAACAAAGCCTCCGACAATAAGAAGGATGCTGGCGACAAGAGCGACAACGGATCCGAACCGACATCGGAAGACGCTGGGCCTCTCGACGCAATCACCGTCAATTACCCGCTGGGCGGCTTCGGAGTGACGGGCGCGGTGCCGGTCGAACCGATGGTGTTGTTTCGAAATGCGACCGTTTGGACGTGTGGGGATCAAGGCGTCCTCAACCGAACCGACGTGTTGGTTATCGATGGCAAGATCGATGCGGTGGGGAACGCACTCGAGGTCCCCGAGGGTTGCCGCGTGGTCGACGCGACCGGCAAGCACCTGACACCCGGTTTGATCGATTGCCACTCGCACATGGGAACCGATGGTGGGATCAACGAGTCGGGACAAGCGGTGACGGCGGAGGTGCGAATCGGCGACTTTATCGACAATTCCGATATCAACATCTATCGCCAACTGGCTGGCGGAGTGACCAGCAGCAACATCTTGCATGGATCGGCGAATCCGATCGGCGGGCAGAACCAAGTCATCAAACTGCGTTGGGGCGATTCGATGCAGGCGATGAAGATGACTTCCGCTCCTGCCGGGATCAAATTTGCATTGGGGGAAAACGTCAAGCAGAGCAATCGCTCCGCGGCTCAAACCCGCTACCCGTCGAGCCGGATGGGGGTGGAGCAGTTGTTCCGCGATCGATTCCAAGCTGCCAAGGAATACAGTGAACAACAGCGGCGGTGGCAGGCCGGTCAACGCGAGGGATTGCCGCTGCGGCGAGATCTCGAATTGGAAGCGATCGTGGAAATCTTGAACGGTCAGCGGTGGATTCATTGCCACAGTTATCGCCAAGATGAAATCGTGGCATTCCTCGACTTGTTGGATCAATTCGAGATCACGATTGGAACGTTGCAACATGTGCTGGAAGGCTACAAGGTTGCGGATCGATTGCGCGAACATGGCGGCATGGCTTCGGCGTTCTCGGATTGGTGGGCCTACAAGTTCGAGGTCTACGATGCGGTTCCTTACAACGGAGCGATCATGCACGATGAAGGGATCGTCGTGTCGTTCAACAGCGACGATCGCGAGCTGGCTCGCCATCTCAATACCGAAGCTGCCAAGGCGGTTAAATATGGTGGCATTTCGGAGGAAGAGGCACTCAAATTCGTCACGCTCAATCCCGCCAAGCAGCTTCGAATCGATGACCGCGTGGGATCGATCGCGCCAGGAAAAGATGCGGATCTCGTGTTGTGGAGCGGCCCACCGTTATCGACCCTTTCGCGCTGTGAACAAACCTGGGTCGATGGACGGCCGATGTTTAGGCTCGAAAGCGACCAACGGCTTCGCCAACGCGATGCAAAGTGGCGGTCGATGTTGATCGCCAGGATCTTGGATCAAAACGATGGCAGGGGCGGTTCTGACAAGAAGGAGATCGAGGAGGAAGAGCGTTGGTTGCGTTACGACGAATATTGTCACGGACACGACGACCATGATCACGCGCACCACAACCACGACCACAACGAGTCCGGACACCGCCACGCGGAGGCACGACGATGAGCAAGCAATACCCAAACATCTTCCGTTCGCTCTTTCCCGCGGCGACCAAGAACTCTGAAAAGAAGGCCAGCGAGCCTGCGAGTCAGCCTCATGACTGTCGACGCTCATTTTTGATCCGATCCGTGCTGGCGACTCTGTTCGGTTGTGCGGTGGTGTCTGGTGCAAACGTCGACGCAAACGACCAGATTCCTGGCCCTGCCCAGTCGACGCCAATCGCACTGGTCGGTGGCGTGGTCCATACGGTCGACGCGGGGACGTTGAACAAAGCCACGGTGGTCTTTGAGAAAGGAAAGATCACCCAGGTCGGAAAGAAAGTCGTTTTGCCGGCGAAGTGTCGATCGATCGACGTCTCGGGGAAACACATCTATCCGGGGTTGATGGAGTCGATGTCGAACGTGGGGCTGACCGAAATTGGTTCCGTGAGAGCGACGGTCGACACCGACGAAGTGGGAGACGAAAACCCAAACCTTCGGCCGTGGGTTGCCGTGAACGCCGACAGCGAGCTGATTCCTGTCGCCCGGGCGGGCGGAGTGCTTCTGGCGTCGATCGCGCCCAAGCGAGGGAACATCCGAGGCCAATCGGCCGTGATTCAGTTGGACGGCTGGACCTACAAGGACATGTTGCTTCGTGGCGACACGGGGATGATCGTCTCCTGGCGTTCGTACGATTCTCGCAAAACCAGCGCAGTCGATCGCGTCAAAGAACGCGACGAACG from Rosistilla carotiformis includes the following:
- a CDS encoding amidohydrolase family protein, producing the protein MLLCETRTLRVARGVIFLLVLACQSLCVAQDPADTRPVVGLRENPPDTVFLKDGRLVIRPGQVIPSASILIRGKSIIAIGRDIQPPPGADVIDCSDKSIYAGLIDAFGEIAVAPPQSNGTGHWNGYVLPRRSAADGIDDISDISDYRSQGVALRLIAPKGAIVKGRSSLVMLDKKSGATLIDDAVAQHLQLTVPRDRRRDAYPNSPMGAVALLRQTFSDADWYTKAWEAYRSKPTLPRPERNDALATLADEMRGGRFIVDAPNERMAVRAEELANEFALNMTLRGSGREYRDLDAIAETGRMLLVPVNFPDAPDVSSEAQAADIELRDLLHWHFAPENPLRLEQAGATFCLTSDGLDDPKSFLKNIRVAVRRGLSPDVALAALTTTPAKWLGLDETCGAIRVGGLANLIVTDGELFEEETHVLETWVAGKRFEVSANAPEQPDRLIGDWTTKIKIGRKGVPVALHLARKKGKWSGNISHRSKSKPSDAEVEESDDKPAADKSKKENATAELKKIARAVDRMTAWVDLSQTNNKLPAGPSRITMITVLDEDAISIFSTLAFPDGQTQDLQWKRVEPKNATPDNKASDNKKDAGDKSDNGSEPTSEDAGPLDAITVNYPLGGFGVTGAVPVEPMVLFRNATVWTCGDQGVLNRTDVLVIDGKIDAVGNALEVPEGCRVVDATGKHLTPGLIDCHSHMGTDGGINESGQAVTAEVRIGDFIDNSDINIYRQLAGGVTSSNILHGSANPIGGQNQVIKLRWGDSMQAMKMTSAPAGIKFALGENVKQSNRSAAQTRYPSSRMGVEQLFRDRFQAAKEYSEQQRRWQAGQREGLPLRRDLELEAIVEILNGQRWIHCHSYRQDEIVAFLDLLDQFEITIGTLQHVLEGYKVADRLREHGGMASAFSDWWAYKFEVYDAVPYNGAIMHDEGIVVSFNSDDRELARHLNTEAAKAVKYGGISEEEALKFVTLNPAKQLRIDDRVGSIAPGKDADLVLWSGPPLSTLSRCEQTWVDGRPMFRLESDQRLRQRDAKWRSMLIARILDQNDGRGGSDKKEIEEEERWLRYDEYCHGHDDHDHAHHNHDHNESGHRHAEARR
- a CDS encoding amidohydrolase family protein; translated protein: MSKQYPNIFRSLFPAATKNSEKKASEPASQPHDCRRSFLIRSVLATLFGCAVVSGANVDANDQIPGPAQSTPIALVGGVVHTVDAGTLNKATVVFEKGKITQVGKKVVLPAKCRSIDVSGKHIYPGLMESMSNVGLTEIGSVRATVDTDEVGDENPNLRPWVAVNADSELIPVARAGGVLLASIAPKRGNIRGQSAVIQLDGWTYKDMLLRGDTGMIVSWRSYDSRKTSAVDRVKERDERLKGLSDRLETAARYAIARAARPDWTPVDLRFEALIPVLEGKSPMIIDADDRREIEAAVAFCVARGIRPIIYGGYDAPECAPLLKKYDVPVIVHSTYRLPLRRDDPYDHPYTLPSRISKAGIRFAIGGPGSGSPGGGAAARNLPYHAAVAVSYGLPADQAIHAITLAPAEIMGVADRVGSITVGKDATLIVVDGDVLQTESNVTEAYISGAKVDLGSKHKTLADKYRKKYNQRSR